The genomic segment cacacaataagctataccctcacacTGTACAATTTATTGTAGGACAGGATTTTTTGGGTTTATCTCAGGTCACCATTTCACCCCATCCCCAAGAAACTTGGGCTGTAACCTTTAAATTCCCCGGCTTGAGCATAATACAAGGATTTGCTAAGAGCACAGGAATTGGCAGAACCCTGTTAGCAGAACTGGAATCCTCTCTCATTTCCCAGCTGTGGCAGCAGGGCTGCCATTAAAAATCACTTACTTGGATTAGCTGGGTCCCCTTAAGACCCATAAACCCATTGGGTCCCTCCCCCTCGATAGCAGCCCTGTGTAGCAGTGAGAGCCAGAACCCCATGATATTAGGTGCAATAGCAGTTACCCAGCTCCTTCCTTTAACTCTTCCTGTCCCACCATTTATGTGCTTTGTATCCCCACCGCCTGCTTTGACAATCAGTAGTAGAGCCCTGCGTCACACCAGAGTACCCGCGGAATACCCTCAAAGTGGTTGGGTTTTTGGCAAAAAGTGCAGGAGTGATCCCACCACCCTCCTCTGAGGATACAGCAATCCCCAACCCCCCCATCTGATCTGGCTCAGGAATGAGATTGGTTCTGGTTTTGCGGGTCAGAAGGTGTCAACCTATTTGTGGGGGGTCAGGTAGAAAATTGTAGTGGGGTGGCAGGGTCAGCATGTGTCTGACGGACCGGTCCCATGAAGAACTCTTATGGTGTATTTTTCTGTCTTGGCACAGTGGCATGCAGACTCTATTGGGGGCAGCAATAATAAGTTTAAATGCCTCCTGAtttgcaaatagattagccaaTAGTCTGGACACAAATGTCACTATTAAACACCCCAGAATAGGGGTATCCAAGAAGAGGGGTATCGGGCACTAAAAAGAACTCCACAAGGGATgccaaaaataaagttaaaaatttaatatttattgtagattcatcaaaaaaggaacagtatctccatacggttcctttttttaatgaatcttcaatcaatattaaatttttaactttatttttggcATCCCTTGTGGAGTTCTTTTAAGTGCCCGATACCCCTCTTCTTGCACTTCGCTGGTTTATCCGCTCCCTAAGCcaagggtctggggctggtgctcTACATGGCAAGTGAACAACATATTTTGTATCCTGTACCCCACTTTTTTCGGTGGTTAAAACTATTAAACACCCCCCAAtaaaaaacacaggcagagtttaagaattaaaatcatttttattgctcgacctgcattttaggagagatcTATAACaaaaggaatatatatttatatatttatatattttagcacaTACAGTAATGAGACTGATATAGTCAGGTTACAATACAAAAATGGTCCTCTCTTTGACTATACTGTGACTCTCTAGGACACAAGAACTGAGAAATCGGATGGGGGGGGGTTGGGGGTTTcgtggaagcaaaaggcaaaaaatataacTATACAGATTTGTGATTTCAAAACATCTTTAGATTTTCACGCGCGCACACACAGGAAAATAAAGctgtgttatttatatttatcttcaCGCCGCAGCTACGAGAATAAAGGCAAAGCTAAAACCGCGCGTGTGTGAATTAACAGGACAGAATATAAAATGCAGACGAGACAGCAGATGGGAGTCTATGAGGAATCGGTGCAATGGCCGCTACAGCGCCCCCCAGCTGGAGATCTGAGCTTAAAAGCCTCACATGGTGTTACTAAGGTTCCTATGCGTTAAAacacagcttttatttgaatCATTAAAAACAGAACTTAATGAGACCCAATTCAACTTCCACTCAGGCTTGAGTTCCCTGAAATAAACCAGAAACACCATGCGGTGTGTTTTGCCATAATCCGCGATAACTTTGTGCGGTTTCTTGAGCCCAACTGTAAAATCTTTCTCTTAACTGACAGCTAGAGGGCGCTGAATAGAAACCAGGTGCAAATGATTCCCTACAGAGCCAAACTTGAAAAGCAGCGAGTACCTAAAATCTCAGAAGATAAAGCACAATCTGCCTGTGACATGGTAACCCCAAAACTGCCCCTTATACTGCAGAACTATTAGTATATGAAGATTCCCAGCACAACAGCAGCCTATCCAACTCCAGGCACAGGATAGCACAAATGCCCATTTCTGCTTAATGGCTGGGTTGATTCCAAAAAACATGTTTGTTAACCTGGAAAGCTTGGCTTCAGCAGACAAGACTATAACTAAACTATAACCGGTTAGTTGTCTTGTGAAGCTTTTCCCCACACGGGCAAATCAGAACAATGAAATTGAGAGGTGCAAGGTCCTACTTAGGTCAGAAGAAAGACAGTTTTCAAAACAGTGATCGGAAGAAACACAAGAAATGAAAATAACCACGTCTACAGTTACCCCACTGTAACAACTCCCTGCTCAGAGACAGGAGCAACATGTGTTTAGGATAGAATAGCACAGCACTTACGTCACACAAGAGAGAAGTGGCAGCGGCTAAGTCAGGGTGATTATAGCATGGGTTAAACTATGGTGATTGTGGTGTCACAGACTTTCTTGGGTTGCCAGCGAGACTGCTGCATCTTTGGACTTTGGAGATGACTTTCAGTCAGATTATTTTTCCCTAAAAACCCTAAATATTATAGCAGGGAATCACAGCAGACCTGAGCAGAATTAGAAAGACCTCTTTTACTTTTAAACGTTTCATGTTGTTTTGTAAATtgggcaaaaataatattttaaatgctttaaaagaaagaaaaaaaaaaaagaacaggggAGTGTGTGGAATAACTAGGAATGGTGGGAGATGCCATAGAAATCACAGTGCTGAGTGAAAGGACTGATTCCTACCCTGAGCTATGAGGCTGGAACTGGATCAGCCACAATCACCAAGACTTAACCCCCTGTTAGCACACTCACTTCAGCTCTGCGTGGGATGCATTTCTGTTTCCAGAGAAAGAGAGTCTTCTGTGGCAGCGACAGATGTAAGGGGGAAATACAAAAATAGTTCCTTAAACAATAAAAAGTTGACGATGTCAAGCTTTTGGCAGGTGCTGTTCCGCTGTGAAGGAAATCAATGTGCGGAGGAAAAGCCGTGTGGTTTAACTTGTGTGGAGGAGAAACGGGGGGTCCCAATATGGCTTGGGAAGGCGACTCAGACAGACAGTGACACAAAGCTGTTGTACTGCTGGATGTTCCTTTTCAGGATGTCAGAGCAGGGCCCCAAGACTCTCTCAAAGCGTGGGCGGTCGAGTTTGACACACTTAAGGGGCCCGCGGGCTACCACGGTGGCTGCTCGGGGCCTGTTCATCAGCAGGGCAATTTCACCTGAGAGGAAGAGAAACAAGAAGACATGTATTCAGAATGTTTAATATCATATTCTCCTCACTAGTGGGTGCCTTGTGATACTATTGTGCTTACTCCTGAATATAGTGCGCAACTCCAGATATACAATAATAGCCTCATGTGACTCACAACAGGACCAATCACACATGAGCCATAACACACTCACTTGTTACAAATCAAACATTAGCATAACAAAGACACAATCCATAAATAGTGCTGGAACTCACCAAAGTAATCGGAGGGACCCAAACGGCCAACCTCTACAAATTCTTCATTCTCCGAGCGGCGCTGCAGCACTGCCGCTGACCCCTAAAGAGAGAAAAAGGGACATTTGCAATGAGCCACCGCACATTCAGATTTACTTGCATTCCACCATGCTGCCTCTCTGGGATCTACACTAATGCCCATCTGTATCCTGGCTTCTGTATATTCTCTTTGTGAAGTACTGTTAATATGCAGCCCCTTTAGGTTGGATATGTCAGGTAAGTTTTCACAACCCATTTCATCCCTGTGGCAAAGCCACACCTCTAGAATGATGAAGAACTCGTCTCCAGGCTCTCCCTGCACCACGATTTTCTGCCCATCCTCAAACTGTACAGGTTCCAAGGCATCAGCCACAGTCAGGCGCTCCCACTTATCCAGGGATTctaggaaggaaagaaagaagtcTCTTTAGCTCCCCTAGAAATGGAAATGCAGCATGGTATACATGGCACGAGCACAAAGGGCAGGCATGTAATATGTTAAATGCAACAGTATATATAGCAGACTTGGGCAAAAGAGCCACCCTTCCCGCTCACAAAAATGTGGCTATGGATGAAATGCAATTTCTGTATTTAAAGCTTAAGGTAACGGCACAGAATGGGCATTTACCAATCTAAAATAATTACCTTGTTATACACAGGCTTGTTCtgttagtgcaggggtccccaaccttttttatgcgtgagccacattcaaatgtaaaaaaagttggagagcaacacaagcatgaaaaagttcttggggATACCAAAAAAAGGACTGggtggctatttggtggcccctgcgtggactggcagtctgaaggaggctctctttggcagtatacctggtttttatgcaattaaaacttgccacACCtaggattcaaaaataagctcctgcttttaggccactgggagatACAtaaaaggagttggtgagcaacatgttgctcatgacacactggttggggatcactttttTTAGAGTTTGACATTACTCCCTCTGGCCAACAGAGGGAGCTTGTGTGGCAACAAAGTACTTTCCCTGACTGCTGATAAGAGAAACTGTCCTGTATACACAATgccagaaatttgcaaaacagtgaaaattcggaaaatgcattaaaggcatttttttgtggtggctgtggaacctttttttttttttttttttttttttttttttaacagagacCTTTTCAGaccaaaatacattggagtctatgggcgttttttttagCAGTGAAATCTAGAACATTTCACTCATATCTATTTCTGACCATAGCATCACTATGGACATAGCCGCACAATCTCCAAATACCCTGCCAATTTACTAACCTCCCCATTAACCAGATTTCTACCAAAGAAGTGCAGCAGAGATGGAGACTGGCAGGTTGTTCCAAACATTCAGAGAGTAAGCAGCTTCATAAGAATGGCCCCATAAATATTCCATGGCTTATATACATCAAAGCTGCAGCCAGGTATGTACTATGGTTATGTCTACTATCATGAACAGCAAAGGGCAGAACTCACCTAGAATAGACACCTTGCTCAGGAATTCCTCATACATCTTCCTCTTCCTTAGTGTACTTCCCTGCAAGGAACCCATAGTCAATCAATTGTATTCATTGGCTAGGCGAGAGTTAAGGTAACGACACTGGCTAATGGCAGAACTACAGAGCTAAGGCTGCCAGAGTTCTAGTGTCAAACACACCCTTTCATAATGTCCCCTTAGAATTTCATCCCAGTTAGAATAGTTAGGAGCTACAGAAATGCTGCCGCAGAAAAGGACAAGATGACCTACCATAAGGATTCTCCTGTAACTGTCACGGTCTATGCCCCACAGCTTCACATTCGTTTTGGCCTTCACGGTTGCAGCTCTAGGAGTCCCGTATATCAGAGCCAGCTCCCCAAAGCTTCCTCCCTCGCCAATGCTGGTCATCCATTCATTGTTCACATACACCTAAACAAAGAGGATGTTTATAATATAAAGCTGACCAAACACTCCAAGTTCCACTAGTTTGGTGGGGTCACCCAATGAGAGGATCTTTTCTGAGTTTGGCCACCCAAatgccaaatcaggctgatccaattacGATCTGACTACATTATAGGCCCAAAGGTATTTATCGGGAGAGGAACAATGAATATCTGGTCAATTTCTGGCCAGGTTTCATTTCATTTAGCCCATACACATCACAATAACCTGCTAATACCATCTGGAGAATTTCATAGCCCTCGCATTTTGTTACAATCCATATTCAAGAACCTTGTAGGGAGTGTCACCTAGAGAAATAGACAGTGTGTGTGGTGTGACCATTTTAGAATATAACTAAATGCTACAGGTACAGCAGTTTTGTATGTGTCCATTCAAAGAGGCATCAGTGCATTTATACCAACACTGTTTCGGAGCATAAAGGATCTTCCCCTACCCTGTGCACAGAATTGAATTAGTCTCCAcaccagcagacaggagggaataTGGTATGTATTGCTTGTGCCACAGTGCAGGTGAGGCTCAAACTATAAACCTTGGACGTGGGGGGAGATGGGAGGGGGGAGAAATTAGCAAAGTAAGTTACATATTACTTGGCAATTCTGAGACAGCCATTGGCCAAATCTGAAATGAACTGTTAAGAATTTCCATCTCTGCCATTATAAAAAATTAGCACAACTTACATCCATTTCACCCTGGTCAACAACATAGAAGTTATCTCCTTCATCACCTGCGGGAAAGGATATGGGTGTCAGTTAAGTTGACGTTGTATGTGGATCAGTTCACCCCTACCAAGGGACAGGCTAAGCTGTAACACAGAGCTGTTAAAGCCGCTCTTTATCACCAAGGAGGAGGATTGTGTGCAGTGAAAGACAGGGTCTGCTGGCAGCCGAGTCAATGGACCACCCTGGTGACCAGATAGTTTATTACCTTGCTGTATGACAGTCTCTCCTGAGATGTATGTAACTGAAAACATTGCATCAAAGATATCACTGGAAGATAAGAAAGGGGGAAAAGTTACAGGTGTAAAATTGTAAGGGACTTTTTATAGTCGATACAGAATACCGACGAATGAAATGGCATGCACGCACACTCTCTTTCGCTCTATGATAAGGAATCGAATTTAAATGTTTCACCACTTTAGATTAAGATAGTATGCAAATAATGTGCAGCCCAGAAACAATATCCCCTCCATTTATTTGTCATTTGAACATGTTAGGAGCCGTTTGTCCTGGGACCACCCCCTTCATACCTTCTTTCAGTATCATCCAGATGGGCAAACAGAACGTTCTTTTCAATGGCTTTAGCCAAAGCCGCCATAGTCTTGTAATCTTTAGGGATAACCTAAAGGGCAAAAAAGCAGGTAATTTTATATCAGCACAACTGGTTAATGCCCTGATTTGGCTTTAAATGGCAACTCACCCCACAATTTACCTTCAACATGAAGCAGCCTATAACATTCTATAtagtaaaagtacatttaaaggtgaacttctccTGTAAATAGCAGTGCTGACTGGAGACAAATGGTACAGCAAGTGGTGCCCTGGACAGGAAGGGGCTGGAAAGCTTTATTCAGTGGGAGGAAGGATTTATATGGAATGATACTTACTGTTTGTTATACCTGCAGCCCTCCAACCATTGGTTCTACTACAAGCTCAGCAGTCAGTGGTGGCTAAAATGTTGTACCCCACAACAGTTATGGTGGGGCACAGGTACCCTCTACCGTTTCTACTGCAGAACTTGAGGTGTTTACCTTGCGGACATACGACGCAGCATCCTCCTCTGTATACACCTCAGCGCTGATTGCACCCCGACGTCTCCTGCCTTTAACCACAGAATTCATGTGTGGGGGAGGGGAAATCTCATCCTCACGAGAATCGGAACGGGAGCCAGATTTCTGTTGGTTTAAAATCTGACGTGCTTCCTCCTGAGCGGAGCAAAACAAAATTGCATTAATCATCATTTGAGAACTCTGTTTGATAAGAAATAAACCTCCCCAGAAAAAAAGGCTTCTGTATGTGTCATCTTCCCAATGGAGGAGATCAATATGGATTAAGGCTTATTTATTGGCTGTATTGATTTTTATTCTATAGAAACACAGCAGATTATCATCTGTGGGGCAAGCATAAGAGTATCAGAATCTCATCTCCGTCTCACCTTAACAAATGCAAACATGCAGATAAAATCCGCACAGGATCACTAGCAACAACACCATTTTGCTGAATACACTGAATTGTATTTTCTCTTGAGTTTCAGGTCCCAAAAATCCTAGATTTGCATTAATATATCCCCAGTTTACatcatctagagcagggatccccaaccagtagctcgtgagcaacatgttgctcttcaaccccttggatgttgctcccagtggcctcaaagcaagtgcttatttttaaattccaggcttggaggcaagttttgattgtataaaatccaggtgtactgccaaacaaagcttcaatgtaggttgacaatccacataggggctgcaaaatggccaattacagcacttatttggcaccccaataacatttttcatgttcgtgttgctccccaactccttttacttctgaatgttgctcacggcttcaaaaggttggggatccctgatctagaggtTAAAACTGTATAATCATAATCAGTGTTATGTGAAGAAAATGGCCcctattttaaaaatatgccatttatttattatatttctttatattttatacagcatgataaagCTATACACATAATTTTATACCACCTACTGCAATCCCTAAAATCACCCATTAAAAACAACAGGTTGCTATGGATATTTCCTTTTATGCATTATTTTACGCACAGACAAGGCATTGCCCATTCAGATGAACGGGAAATAAGTCAAGCAATTGCTGTTTATGCCTTTCTTTTAACACTGCTTGATAATTACTCCCCTAAATGTATTTCACTGGAAAAAACTCCTACTGTATTTACTAAATCCTTCTGCAATGCCAGCTCTGGCCACAAGGGGGTCTTTATTTAAAAGGGCATGGCCTCATATGGGGTAATTACTATACAATGTCAGTTTATGACTTAATACAGGACCCATAGATCTTACAGACCCATGAATATAAGAGCAAGGTGCTTACTAAGCCCAAGGGTTGCCGTATAAATTAAGAAAATGGACAAATGAACCCAGAAATGAGAGGCGCAATTGGTATCATTTTGCTATTTGTTTCTTTACTGAACATGATCCTGCTGTTGGCATCACTGGTTAAGCTGGTATAGATTCCCCTCCGTCCGTATAAAGTGCCAGCTGTTTCCTGTGCTTAATCTCTGTCAGGGATTGCAGGAGGATCACTGGAGCTGTGACATATTTCTGCTTTATCTACAGCTGCTGAGCTGCTTTCTCTTCCTGCTGCACCCTATATACAATTGCCCTTTATTAGCACTTTCATCTTTTTTAAAGCATGACTAACCCCTACTGCTGTCATTTACAGTATTCAGGACCCTGCTACTTCCCAAATGAAACCAAAAATGCCATCCTACTTTAATCAGATCATCAAAAGCAGCAGGGTTGATGGCTGCCATATTTGACCATGTTGGTCCCCTGTCAGGAACATTCACAGTGGAAGCCAATATCCCCCTGCACATGCTACCAGTCGGTGATCAGAGACAGAAACAGGGGTTGACccagggattagttctcctttaacaacaattTCCTGAAAAGGGGAACTATGGAAGAATCCTTGCAGTGCCAATACTGGGGAcagggtgtttttttcttttagtacCAATGCTGGGGGCACAGTGCTCCCTTCTCCGCCAGGGTGCAGTGAAAAGAAGCCATAAGTAAAGTATTACCTTCTCAAGCCTTTCAAAGTGCTCCCTAAGGAAAGCCATGGGGCAGGCGGGCCGGACAGTGCACAGCTGCACAATGCAGTCCTTGAGAAGCTGCTGTATATTGTGTTTCTGCACATACTGTTCACACTCCCGGAGGCTGCGGTCCTCCTCACTGCTGGTGCTGCCAGAAGCCATTGCTCTATCTGCTGGGAAAAACAGGCACCATGATTAGGGCTGGGTGGGGGGTAATGATTGTCAGAAACGATACAGggaaaatgggggggggagaaggaaTGAAGTTCCTAGTGACAGGCTGAGGAAAAGAGAATTGGGAGCACTTACCTCATATAATCATATGTGTGCCTGAACCAAAGACAAATTAGCAGAGTTTTTATGGACAAAAccaaactgtccctttaacctaCACTTGATAACAGTCATTGAGTTGTACCCATTTTGAGGGGACAGGACCAGGAGGCGCAAAAACGAAACAGGATTCAGTTTCATAACATTTCTCCCTCATCTCTTTATTTGCTGTATTACTGCTCTGAACGGGCCTCAAAGGGTTAATACAGTATACTGCCTCTCAGGTGTCCCATTCACTCCACTTCCCTAACTTCCCAGCAGCACTGCCATTGTAGTGTGGGTATATCGGCATCACTAGCAGCCAATACCAGCTTTTCTCTCACACTTCAATATAAACACTATGTGGGGATGCCACGAGGGTACTTGTGCAAATGTTCCCTATGTGCATTCTGCAGGAATAGTGTATTTAcggccaggcccagactggcaatctgtgggttctgctataaggttccatagaaagtcagtatttagtgggctggtgggggctgtttgggcctctgtgtgggctgagtgtgcctctgtgtacctgaaatgccagggcctattttaattctcagtccggacctgtttacGGCTACTAAACACCCACAAGAGCAGACCCCTGGACATCACACGAGCTGGCCCCTGGGCATAACCCGCAGAGGTACTAAAGGCTTACAAACATACACAACGGAAGAGTACCTACACAGGCGGAGGAGCTATGTGAGACAAGGGCAGATATAAGGGAAGGGGCTAATAAACTGGAAAAGAATAATGAGTGAAGCAAATGCAACAGAGACAGGGCAGTTACTTAGGGCAAATATAAAAGTGAGCGTCAGATAAACAGGGCAGGCATAATGTTATGGGGAAATTTCCAGAGCAGGTTTAATGGGTGGAACAAATAAACAGGACAGGCATACCAGAGGGGGGCTGGATCAGGGCAATAATAAGGGAAGGGGCAGTTTCTCAGGGCAATAACAAAAAGATGAGCTGCTCATGGAAATAATAAGGAGAGGGGTAGAGGATCAGGGCAATAATAAGGGACGGGGCAGTTGCTCAGTGAAATATTAAGGGATGTGGCAGTTGCTCAGGGCAATATTAAGGGATGGGGCAGTTGCTCCGTGAAATATTAAGGGATGGGGCAGTTGCTCAGTGAAATATTAAGGGATGGGGCAGTTGTTCAGTGAAATATTAAGGGATGGGGCAGTTGTTCAGGGCAATATTAAGGGAAGGGGCAGTTGCTCAGTGCAATAATAAGAGATGGGGAAGTTGCTCAGTGAAATATTAAGGGATGGGGCAGTTGCTCAGTGAAATATTAAGGGATGAGGCAGTTGTTCAGAACAATATTAAGGGATGGGGCAGTTGCTTGGGGCAATATTAAGGGATGGGGCAGTTGCTTGGGGCAATATTAAGGGAAAGGGCAGTTGCTCAGGGCAATATTAAGGGAAAGGGCAGTTGCTCAGGGCAATAATAAAGAAAGGAGCAGTTGATCAAAGCAATTATAAGGGGAGGGGCAATTGATCAGAGCAATAATAAGGGGAGGGGCAATTGATCAGAGCAATAATAAGGGGAGGGGCAATTGATCAGAGCAATAATAAGGGGAGGGGCAATTGATCAGAGTAAGTATAAGGGAGGGGGAGTTAATCAGGGCATGAATAGGGGGAGGGACAATTAATCAGTCGTAGAAACGAAGAGATAGTAAGAGAAGGCAGATGCATGTGGCAGATAGATGGGGAAGGAATCAAGGTTTATCTCACCAGTCCCAATACCAGGCTGTGTCTGTTTTGTGTCCCCGGTATCTCGGCTGTGTCCCCCCAGTCTCTCCCCTCTGCCTCAGGCCCAGCTCCGTCTCTTCCTCTGCCCTCACCGGAAACAGCGCGAAGCCAATCAGCAGCCGTCTGTGACGTCAATCGGTCTGACAGGAACCGCGAACCATGGCAACCGCTATCCCCCGCCCCTCCAGCTTCTGCCCATCTCCGCCCTTTTGCCTCTGTGTATACCCGACCCAAGCCTGACTGTAACCACGCCCCTTAGACGTGTGTGTAACCTCTTCACTGCTGGGTTGTGTGTATCAACACCGTGTCCTGCTTTTACACCGGCAGTGGGTAATCTTCTCGATTTTATAGGAGAATCGTGCTCTGCTCCCTTCCATGTGACGCCCGGTCCCGGGATCTAGTCATTCTGTAGATCCAGATTGCATTGGACGTACCTATTTACTTAGATAGACAGTGAGGTGTTAATGGAGAACATGAGAGTCAATGATACAGTCAGA from the Xenopus laevis strain J_2021 chromosome 9_10L, Xenopus_laevis_v10.1, whole genome shotgun sequence genome contains:
- the prkar1a.L gene encoding cAMP-dependent protein kinase, regulatory subunit alpha 1, with amino-acid sequence MASGSTSSEEDRSLRECEQYVQKHNIQQLLKDCIVQLCTVRPACPMAFLREHFERLEKEEARQILNQQKSGSRSDSREDEISPPPHMNSVVKGRRRRGAISAEVYTEEDAASYVRKVIPKDYKTMAALAKAIEKNVLFAHLDDTERSDIFDAMFSVTYISGETVIQQGDEGDNFYVVDQGEMDVYVNNEWMTSIGEGGSFGELALIYGTPRAATVKAKTNVKLWGIDRDSYRRILMGSTLRKRKMYEEFLSKVSILESLDKWERLTVADALEPVQFEDGQKIVVQGEPGDEFFIILEGSAAVLQRRSENEEFVEVGRLGPSDYFGEIALLMNRPRAATVVARGPLKCVKLDRPRFERVLGPCSDILKRNIQQYNSFVSLSV